The window GCGGGCATTGGCGCGCCGGCCGAGGGTGATCGGAAACGCCGTGAAGGCGTGCACGCCGCCGGGATAGATGGCCAATTCCGAGGTGTTGCCGGCGGCTAGCCAGCGGGAGTGCATGAACAAACTATCGTCCAACAGCGGATCGAGGGTGCCGACGGTGAAGAGCGCCGGCGGCAGTTGGCTGAGGTCGGCATAAAGCGGCGACACCCCGGACTCGCGGCGCCGCTCGGCGGCGATGTAGTGCTGGTTGAACCACTCGATGATCGCCGTGTTCAAGATCAGGTTGCGTTCGCCCCAGCGCGCCGCACTCGGCGTCAGGCTGAGATCGAATACGCCGAAGGTCAGGTTGGCCGCGGCAAAGTCGCAAAAGCCGTGGCGGTCACGCATGCGCAGCAGCGTGAGCGCGGCCAGGTTGGCGCCGGCGGACTCGCCGCCGATCAGCAGCCGCGCGGTGCCGAACTCCGCCCGCCCGTGCCGCGCCAGCCACAGCGCCGCGGCCTCACAGTCGTCCACCGCCCCGGGGTACGGGTGCTCAGGGGCCAGGCGATAATCAACGCTGACCACGGCGACCGCGCAGTCGGTCGCAATCGCCGCCAGCAGAGGATCCTGCTGGCGGGCGCTGCCGAGCATGAACCCGCCGCCGTGCAGATGGAGATACACGGCGTTGACACGCTCCGGAATAAACAGCCGCAGCGCCAGTGGCCCGGCCGGCCCTGCGATCGTGCGCTCGCTCGCCCACTCGACCCGCACCAGCGGACCGAACGGCCCCTGACCCGATTCGCGCGCCGCGCGAATCACTCGCGGTGGAAAATTGGTCAGCGGGGGTAGCTGCGCCAGTTGCTGCTCCAGTGCGGCGTTGAACGCGGCGGTCTCGGCGTCCACAGCCGCCGGCGAGAACAGTGCGGGGTCGGTTGTCATCACGCCCTCCTGCCGGCGTGCGATAGGCGATTCGGTGGCGGATGTCGAGGGATGATTACGAACCGGCGGCACATGCCGGGCAAGGGCAGAGCTCGCGCAAGTAGCGGTAGGCGTAAATGCCGGTGTCGTGGCCGCCCTCCCAGGTGAAACGCAAGGCATAGTTGCCGACGGCGGCGATGGCGGCG of the Deltaproteobacteria bacterium genome contains:
- a CDS encoding alpha/beta hydrolase, whose product is MTTDPALFSPAAVDAETAAFNAALEQQLAQLPPLTNFPPRVIRAARESGQGPFGPLVRVEWASERTIAGPAGPLALRLFIPERVNAVYLHLHGGGFMLGSARQQDPLLAAIATDCAVAVVSVDYRLAPEHPYPGAVDDCEAAALWLARHGRAEFGTARLLIGGESAGANLAALTLLRMRDRHGFCDFAAANLTFGVFDLSLTPSAARWGERNLILNTAIIEWFNQHYIAAERRRESGVSPLYADLSQLPPALFTVGTLDPLLDDSLFMHSRWLAAGNTSELAIYPGGVHAFTAFPITLGRRANARIREFIAEHSRPAPAAGSS